One window from the genome of Vicugna pacos chromosome 23, VicPac4, whole genome shotgun sequence encodes:
- the CYB5R1 gene encoding NADH-cytochrome b5 reductase 1 codes for MGFQPSPVLLASLGVGLLTLLGLALGSYLVRRSRRPQVTLLDPNEKYLLRLLDKTTVNHNTKRFRFALPTAHHVLGLPVGKHVHLSARIDGSLVIRPYTPITSDEDQGYVDLVIKVYLKGVHPKFPEGGKMSQYLNSLKIGDVVEFRGPSGLLTYTGKGKFSIQPNKKSPPEPRVARKLGMIAGGTGITPMLQLIRAILKDPEDPTQCFLLFANQTEKDIILREDLEELQARYPNHFKLWFTLDHPPEDWAYSKGFVSADMIQEHLPAPGDDVLLLLCGPPPMVQLACHPNLDKLGYSQKMRFTY; via the exons AGCCCAGTCCTGCTGGCCTCCCTCGGGGTGGGGCTGCTGACTCTGCtcggcctggccctgggctcctACCTGGTTCGGAGGTCCCGCCGGCCGCAGGTTACGCTCCTGGACCCCAATGAGAAGTACCTGCTACGACTGCTAGATAAGACG ACCGTGAACCACAACACCAAGAGGTTTCGCTTTGCCCTGCCCACCGCCCACCACGTTCTGGGGCTGCCTGTGG GCAAACATGTCCACCTCTCTGCTCGAATTGATGGTAGCCTGGTCATCAGACCCTACACTCCCATCACCAGCGATGAGGACCAAGGCTACGTGGATCTTGTCATCAAG GTCTACCTGAAGGGTGTGCATCCCAAATTTCCTGAGGGAGGGAAGATGTCTCAGTACCTGAATAGCCTGAAGATTGGGGATGTGGTGGAGTTTCGAGGGCCAAGTGGGTTGCTCACTTACACTGGGAAAG GGAAGTTCAGCATTCAGCCCAACAAAAAATCTCCACCAGAACCCCGAGTGGCCCGGAAACTGGGGATGATTGCCGGCGGTACAG GAATCACCCCTATGCTGCAGTTGATCCGGGCCATCCTAAAAGACCCAGAAGACCCAACCCAGTGCTTTCTGCTTTTTGCTAACCAG ACTGAAAAGGACATAATCTTACGGGAGGACTTGGAGGAGCTGCAGGCCCGATATCCCAATCACTTTAAGCTCTGGTTCACTCTGGATCATCCCCCAGAAG ATTGGGCCTACAGCAAGGGCTTTGTGTCTGCTGACATGATCCAGGAGCACCTGCCCGCCCCAGGGGATGATGTACTGCTGCTGCTGTGTGGGCCACCCCCGATGGTGCAGCTGGCCTGCCACCCCAACCTGGACAAGCTGGGCTACTCACAAAAGATGCGATTCACCTACTGA
- the ADIPOR1 gene encoding adiponectin receptor protein 1 isoform X2 → MSSHKGPVVAQGSGAPAGNREADTVELAELGPLLEEKGKRAVTNPTKAEEEQACPGPQEEEEEVRVLTLPLQAHHAMEKMEEFVYKVWEGRWRVIPYDVLPDWLKDNDYLLHGHRPPMPSFRACFKSIFRIHTETGNIWTHLLGFVLFLFLGILTMLRPNMYFMAPLQEKVVFGMFFLGAVLCLSFSWLFHTVYCHSEKVSRTFSKLDYSGIALLIMGSFVPWLYYSFYCSPQPRLIYLSIVCVLGISAIIVAQWDRFATPKHRQTRAGVFLGLGLSGVVPTMHFTIAEGFVKATTVGQMGWFFLMAVMYITGAGLYAARIPERFFPGKFDIWILRRN, encoded by the exons ATGTCTTCTCACAAAGGACCCGTGGTGGCCCAGGGCAGTGGGGCTCCTGCTGGTAACAGGGAGGCTGACACAGTGGAGCTGGCTGAACTGGGACCCCTGCTAGAGGAGAAGGGCAAGCGGGCTGTCACCAACCCAACCAAA GCTGAAGAGGAGCAAGCATGCCCCGGgccacaggaggaggaggaggaggtgcggGTGCTGACCCTTCCCCTGCAAGCCCACCATGCCATGGAGAAGATGGAGGAGTTTGTGTACAAG GTCTGGGAGGGACGCTGGAGGGTCATCCCGTATGACGTGCTCCCTGACTGGCTGAAAGACAACGACTACCTGCTGCATGGCCATAGGCCTCCCATGCCCTCCTTCCGCGCCTGCTTCAAGAGCATCTTCCGAATCCACACAGAAACTGGCAACATCTGGACCCATCTGCTTG GTTTTGTGCTGTTTCTCTTTTTGGGAATCTTGACCATGCTCAGACCAAACATGTACTTCATGGCCCCTCTGCAGGAGAAGGTGGTTTTTGGGATGTTCTTCTTGGGTGCAGTGCTCTGCCTCAGCTTCTCCTGGCTCTTCCACACCGTCTATTGTCATTCAGAGAAAGTCTCCCGGACTTTTTCCAA ACTGGACTATTCAGGGATTGCCCTACTGATTATGGGGAGCTTTGTCCCCTGGCTCTATTACTCCTTCTACTGCTCCCCACAGCCACGGCTCATCTACCTCTCCATCGTCTGTGTCCTGGGCATCTCTGCCATCATTGTGGCTCAGTGGGACCGGTTTGCGACTCCTAAGCACCGGCAGACAAGAGCAG GGGTGTTCCTGGGGCTTGGCTTGAGCGGTGTCGTGCCCACCATGCACTTTACAATCGCGGAGGGCTTCGTCAAGGCCACCACGGTGGGCCAGATGGGCTGGTTCTTCCTCATGGCCGTGATGTACATCACTGGAGCTGGCCTTTACGCTGCACGGATTCCAGAGCGCTTCTTCCCTGGAAAATTCGACATCTGG attttgaggaGGAACTGA
- the ADIPOR1 gene encoding adiponectin receptor protein 1 isoform X1 gives MSSHKGPVVAQGSGAPAGNREADTVELAELGPLLEEKGKRAVTNPTKAEEEQACPGPQEEEEEVRVLTLPLQAHHAMEKMEEFVYKVWEGRWRVIPYDVLPDWLKDNDYLLHGHRPPMPSFRACFKSIFRIHTETGNIWTHLLGFVLFLFLGILTMLRPNMYFMAPLQEKVVFGMFFLGAVLCLSFSWLFHTVYCHSEKVSRTFSKLDYSGIALLIMGSFVPWLYYSFYCSPQPRLIYLSIVCVLGISAIIVAQWDRFATPKHRQTRAGVFLGLGLSGVVPTMHFTIAEGFVKATTVGQMGWFFLMAVMYITGAGLYAARIPERFFPGKFDIWFQSHQIFHVLVVAAAFVHFYGVSNLQEFRYGLEGGCTDDSLL, from the exons ATGTCTTCTCACAAAGGACCCGTGGTGGCCCAGGGCAGTGGGGCTCCTGCTGGTAACAGGGAGGCTGACACAGTGGAGCTGGCTGAACTGGGACCCCTGCTAGAGGAGAAGGGCAAGCGGGCTGTCACCAACCCAACCAAA GCTGAAGAGGAGCAAGCATGCCCCGGgccacaggaggaggaggaggaggtgcggGTGCTGACCCTTCCCCTGCAAGCCCACCATGCCATGGAGAAGATGGAGGAGTTTGTGTACAAG GTCTGGGAGGGACGCTGGAGGGTCATCCCGTATGACGTGCTCCCTGACTGGCTGAAAGACAACGACTACCTGCTGCATGGCCATAGGCCTCCCATGCCCTCCTTCCGCGCCTGCTTCAAGAGCATCTTCCGAATCCACACAGAAACTGGCAACATCTGGACCCATCTGCTTG GTTTTGTGCTGTTTCTCTTTTTGGGAATCTTGACCATGCTCAGACCAAACATGTACTTCATGGCCCCTCTGCAGGAGAAGGTGGTTTTTGGGATGTTCTTCTTGGGTGCAGTGCTCTGCCTCAGCTTCTCCTGGCTCTTCCACACCGTCTATTGTCATTCAGAGAAAGTCTCCCGGACTTTTTCCAA ACTGGACTATTCAGGGATTGCCCTACTGATTATGGGGAGCTTTGTCCCCTGGCTCTATTACTCCTTCTACTGCTCCCCACAGCCACGGCTCATCTACCTCTCCATCGTCTGTGTCCTGGGCATCTCTGCCATCATTGTGGCTCAGTGGGACCGGTTTGCGACTCCTAAGCACCGGCAGACAAGAGCAG GGGTGTTCCTGGGGCTTGGCTTGAGCGGTGTCGTGCCCACCATGCACTTTACAATCGCGGAGGGCTTCGTCAAGGCCACCACGGTGGGCCAGATGGGCTGGTTCTTCCTCATGGCCGTGATGTACATCACTGGAGCTGGCCTTTACGCTGCACGGATTCCAGAGCGCTTCTTCCCTGGAAAATTCGACATCTGG TTCCAGTCTCATCAGATCTTCCACGtcctggtggtggcagcagccTTTGTCCACTTCTACGGGGTCTCCAACCTCCAAGAGTTCCGTTACGGCCTGGAAGGCGGCTGCACCGATGACTCCCTCCTCTGA